CATGGCCGGACGCAGCCGGTTGACCAGCAGGAACGGTGCGGTGACGTTGCAGAGCTGGACTTCCAGCATTTCCAGCGGCTCCACCTGGTCCACCACCTGGGTCCAGCTGTTAATCGGCGCGGTGTCCGGCACCAGCCCGCCGGCGTCGATGGCCGTGCCGGCGCCCAGCTTCTCCAGCGAGGACGAGCCGGCGGTCAGGGCCAGGGAGGTGACGGCGTCCCCGGCCAGGACCGGATGCTCGGCGATGGACCCGGCCAGCGCGGTGGGGTGCGCGTTGTGCGTGTGGCCGAAGGTCACCAGTTCCGGCATGTTGCCGGCCGGCAGCTCCTCAAGCTCGGCATCCACCAGCGGCTGGTAGGCGTTGGAGGTCCGGCGCACCGTCTGGGCGGCATTGTTGATCAGGATGTCCAGGGGGCCCGCGTCGGCCACGGATTCGGCCAGCGATATGACCTGGGCCGGGTCGCGCAGGTCAATGCCGACAATGCGGAGCCGGTGCAGCCAGTCCGCCGAGTCCTCCATGGCCGCGAAGCGCCGGGCGGCATCCTTCGGGAAGCGGGTGGTGATGGTGGTGTGCGCGCCGTCGCGCAGCAGCCGCAGGGCAATGTACATGCCGATTTTCGCGCGGCCGCCGGTGAGCAGCGCACGCTTTCCGGTGAGGTCGGTGCGGGCGTCGCGCTTGGCGTGGCTGAACGCGGCGCATTCCGGGCACAGCTGGTGATAGAACGCATCCACCACTGTGTAGGGCTGCTTGCAGATGTAGCAGTTGCGCGGCTTGAGCAGTGTTCCGGCCGACGGTCCGTGTGCCGAGGACTTCAGCTGGGCGCCGCGCGTTTCATCATCGATCCGGTCGGAGGCCCCAGTGGCGGTGCGGGCGACGACGGCGCGGTCGGCATCCGCCGCGGCGTCGCGCTTTTCGTTCTTCCGGTGTTTCTTCACGGATTTGAACATTTTGGCGGTCGCCCGGCGAACGGCGACGTAATCCGGATGTTCCTCGTCCAGGACGTGGATGGAGGACAGGACCCGCAGGCAGGCCTGCAGGTCTTCGGGGCTCAGATCGGGGGTGCTCATGAAAGTCGTTTCTGCTGTGTTTCCCGCCGGCGAAAAACACGGCGAAGGCAAATTTGCTGCCTTCCGACCTTACAACGAAACACCGCGGCACCCGGTATCCCGGGTGCCGCGGCGGAGGAAGATCACAACCGGGGTTTCCCGGCAACCGTTGTTAGACGGGAGCGGCCTCTGCCTCGGGTTCGGGCAGCGAAACTTTCTGCCCCTTGCTGAGCACCGTCAGCCCGGAGGCGGTGACGGTAAATCCGCGGGCAAGGTCCAGGTCCCGGTCCACGCCGATGGTGGCGCCGGGCGGGATCTGCACATTTTTATCGATGATGGCACGCCGCACCACGGCGCCGGCTCCAACATGGATTCCGTCCATCAGGACCGAGTCGGAGACCACCGCGCCGGAGTCAACGTACACGTCCGGTGCCAGCACGGAACCAGTCACGGTGCCGCCGGAAATCACCACGCCGTTGGAAACAATCGAGTCGAACGCGGTGCCGGCCTGATCGGCGGCGCTGCGGACAAACTTAGCGGGCGGAGAGATGCTCTGGCGGGTGTAAATGGGCCACTGCAGGTTGTACAGGTTGAACGCCGGCAGGGGTGAAATGAGATCCATGTTGGCGTCGTAGTACGAGTCGAGGGTACCGACGTCGCGCCAGTACTGGTGGTCGCTGCCGGTGGCTCCGGGAATGACGTTGTGCGAGAAGTCGTAGACGGCGGCGTCGCCGCGCTCCACGAAGTAGGGAATTATGTCCCCGCCCATGTCGTGCTTGGTGATCAGCCGCTCGGCGTCGACCTTGAGCGCATCCACCAGGGCGTCGGTGTTAAAGACGTAGTTGCCCATGGATGCCAGGAACATGTCCGGATCATCCGGCAGGCCCGGCGTGGTGGCCGGTTTTTCCACAAAGGCTCCGATCATGCCCGGCCGTTCCGGATCCGTTTCGATCACTCCGAACTGATCGGCCAGGTGCAGCGGCTGCCGGACTGCCGCCACGGACACCGAGGCGCCGGACGCTATATGGGCTTCCACCATTTGGGAGAAGTCCATCCGGTACACGTGATCGGCGCCGATGACCACCACGATGTCCGGCCGGGCGTCGTCGATCAGGTTCATGGACTGGTAGATCGCGTTGGCACTGCCCAGGAACCAGCTCTTGCCGACCCGCTGCTGTGCGGGAACGGAAGCCACATAGTTCTGCAGCTGAGTGGACAGCCGCCACGTCTCTGATATGTGCCGGTCCAGGCTGTGGGACTTGTACTGGGTCAGGACAACAATCTGCAGGTATCCCGAATTCACCAGGTTGGACAAGGCAAAGTCGATAAGCCGGTACCGGCCGGCGAATGGAACGGCAGGTTTTGCACGGTCCGCTGTCAGCGGCATGAGGCGCTTGCCTTCTCCGCCTGCAAGGACAACGGCCAGGACCTTCTTTGGCGCCATTATGTGTTTCCCCTGTTTCCGCTTCTTGTCATACGTTGCTTGCTTTTTGCGCAAATTACTCTGCGCCTGTTACTTGGTGTTGCTCTGCGCTTATTATCGAACGGCGCAGCCGGCGGTAATAAGTCTGCTGTCCTTCACACTAGATCACCGGAGCGCCGGTGCACTACGTTGGTTTAGTGCGAGTAGATATTGTGTCAAAGGAATTCCCGCCCGAAATCTACGGCGGAGCAGGCGTCCACGTAGCCGAACTCAGCAGGGTGCTGGCCGCGGAGGTGGATCTGCGCGTCCACTGTTTCGGTGCTCCCCGCCCGGCTGACTACCACGGTGCCGTGGTCAGCACCTACGCGGTGCCCGCTGGACTGGACGATGCCAACCCGGCCGTCCAAACGCTGGGCACCGACCTGGAAATCCTCAGGGGCCTGGACGGCGCCGACATCGTGCATTCGCACACCTGGTACGCGAACATGGCCGGGCACCTGGGATCGCTGCTGTACGGCATTCCCCACGTGCTCAGTGCGCACAGCCTGGAGCCGCTGCGCCCTTGGAAGGCCGAGCAGCTCGGCGGTGGTTACGCCCTGTCCTCCTGGGTGGAAAAAACAGCGTACGACGCCGCGGCGGCCATCATCGCCGTCTCCGAAGGCATGCGCCAGGACATCCTGCGCAGTTATCCCGAAGTGGACCCGGCCAAGGTGCGCGTGGTCCACAACGGCATTGACGTTGACCTGTGGCATCCTGACAACGATCCCGACGGTCTTAGCGCCCTGGGCATCGACCCGGACCGCCCCAGCGTGGTGTTTGTGGGACGGAACACCCGGCAGAAGGGCGTTCCCTACCTGCTCCGTGCGGCGGCATTCCTGCCGCCGGAGGTGCAGCTGGTCCTGTGCCTGGGCGCCGCGGACACGCCGGAGCTGGCAGCCGAGACCAATGTCCTGATCGAGGAGCTTCGGCTCATGCGCAACGGCGTCGTCGTGATTGAGCGGATGCTGC
This genomic interval from Arthrobacter citreus contains the following:
- a CDS encoding SDR family NAD(P)-dependent oxidoreductase, which encodes MSTPDLSPEDLQACLRVLSSIHVLDEEHPDYVAVRRATAKMFKSVKKHRKNEKRDAAADADRAVVARTATGASDRIDDETRGAQLKSSAHGPSAGTLLKPRNCYICKQPYTVVDAFYHQLCPECAAFSHAKRDARTDLTGKRALLTGGRAKIGMYIALRLLRDGAHTTITTRFPKDAARRFAAMEDSADWLHRLRIVGIDLRDPAQVISLAESVADAGPLDILINNAAQTVRRTSNAYQPLVDAELEELPAGNMPELVTFGHTHNAHPTALAGSIAEHPVLAGDAVTSLALTAGSSSLEKLGAGTAIDAGGLVPDTAPINSWTQVVDQVEPLEMLEVQLCNVTAPFLLVNRLRPAMAASAAHRKYIVNVSAMEGQFSRRYKGPGHPHTNMAKASLNMLTRTSAEEMLETDGILMTAVDTGWITDERPHPTKVRLAEEGFHAPLDLVDGAARVYDPIVMGEAGEDQYGVFLKDYKPSPW
- the glgA gene encoding glycogen synthase — translated: MRVDIVSKEFPPEIYGGAGVHVAELSRVLAAEVDLRVHCFGAPRPADYHGAVVSTYAVPAGLDDANPAVQTLGTDLEILRGLDGADIVHSHTWYANMAGHLGSLLYGIPHVLSAHSLEPLRPWKAEQLGGGYALSSWVEKTAYDAAAAIIAVSEGMRQDILRSYPEVDPAKVRVVHNGIDVDLWHPDNDPDGLSALGIDPDRPSVVFVGRNTRQKGVPYLLRAAAFLPPEVQLVLCLGAADTPELAAETNVLIEELRLMRNGVVVIERMLPRNELIKVLSSATVFACPSIYEPLGIVNLEAMACGTAVVASATGGIPEVVDSGVTGLLVPLEQLQDGTGTPLDPEGFVRDFAAALTEVVTDPERAARMGQAGRQRATEQFSWDSIAAATLDVYRSVLPHAG